From Rudanella lutea DSM 19387, a single genomic window includes:
- a CDS encoding SusC/RagA family TonB-linked outer membrane protein, whose protein sequence is MAISCTSLTYGAVAKDRLAIEEHIATDTKAVERVITGRVVDDANSALPGVSVVMKGTTRGTVTDADGRFRLEVPDAGATLVFSFVGYTAQEVAVTNQTTINLTLQADNKQLNEVVVIGYGTVRKSDLTGSVAGVKADQIMERPAPSLNQALSGRMPGVQVNTNSGRPGGRTTVRIRGFSSINSSNNPLYVVDGVLLPQGNQNQFSSAIDYINPNDIVSIEVLKDASSTAIYGARGANGVILVTTKKGKAGEGTVTYNADFSVNTIGPNRPQVLNAREYLATEELAYKNIAKYDPKGWAAGQYTYLDPIARRKAYSANFPGVFDENLNPLYDTDWFKESTQNKLSQNHQLGFSGGSERTQYSLSLGYRDDQGLIKTSYMKRYSGRFTIDDQVKKWLKIGGTLSYNNQAENLVDINDAVARQIVEDFPFLPVRYANGQFANNRDYPSAEGTMSSVHRLMGRKYILNTQTVLGSLYANLNLAKGLEFKTILGTNIVTQENNESQTRTLNIGGNGNARTYNQKETFWSLENLLTYNRQIGTDHSIQGLLGVSWQENNFFSMNAQVNNFATDYFGFNNLGAGATNPQVGSNASRFAFNSYFGRVNYGYKEKYLLTVTGRADGSSRFGDNHKFAFFPSAAVAWRVSEEDFLKGNPIVSNLKLRASYGQTGNSEIPTYQSLATLSSTYAAVYNDTRVSGTGINRLANPDLRWEKTAQSDVGLEVSLFNGRVNLEADYYYRLTTDMLLDAPVPQSSGYATIRRNVGSMENKGFEFGLNTVNVSRGGFSWNTSFNLSLNRNKVLTLATPADIFNVGGPNFTNPTNIIRVGAPVGSFWGLTRLGVWSEAEREEAAKFTSYRNNLTILPGDIKYLDVNGDKVINDADRSIIGNGSPKGWGALTNQFKFGNFDATLELQFMYGNDVMMMNLHASEDRQALANSYKSVLNAWTPQNQNTPIAEVRETRAGYVTNVDSHWIKDGSFLRGRNLLFGYTLPSQVASRMKVSRLRFYTTVQNFFLLVDDPIVGDPEVTPTNQGGGNSAFSQGMIWHNYPKPTTYMLGLQLTL, encoded by the coding sequence ATGGCAATCTCATGCACCAGTCTGACGTATGGCGCGGTCGCTAAGGATCGCCTAGCGATTGAAGAGCACATAGCAACGGATACAAAAGCCGTTGAGCGGGTCATTACCGGCCGGGTGGTAGATGATGCCAACTCTGCCCTGCCCGGCGTAAGTGTAGTGATGAAAGGCACTACACGCGGGACTGTGACGGATGCCGATGGCCGGTTCCGGCTTGAGGTACCCGATGCGGGTGCAACGCTGGTATTTTCGTTTGTGGGTTATACAGCCCAGGAGGTAGCGGTCACCAACCAGACTACCATCAACCTGACGCTGCAAGCCGACAACAAGCAACTGAACGAAGTCGTGGTAATCGGTTACGGTACTGTCCGTAAGTCCGATTTGACGGGTTCGGTAGCGGGTGTGAAAGCTGACCAGATTATGGAGCGTCCGGCGCCGTCGCTCAACCAGGCGCTGTCGGGCCGTATGCCGGGTGTACAGGTAAACACGAACTCGGGTCGTCCGGGTGGTCGTACTACCGTGCGTATTCGTGGTTTCAGCTCAATCAACTCATCAAACAACCCGCTGTACGTAGTCGACGGGGTACTGTTGCCACAAGGTAACCAGAACCAGTTTAGCTCGGCTATCGACTACATCAACCCGAACGACATCGTGTCGATCGAGGTACTGAAAGATGCATCGTCGACGGCTATTTACGGAGCACGGGGTGCCAACGGGGTTATCCTCGTAACCACCAAGAAAGGAAAAGCAGGCGAAGGTACCGTAACGTACAACGCCGACTTCAGCGTGAACACCATCGGACCCAACCGTCCGCAGGTGCTCAACGCCCGTGAGTATCTGGCAACGGAAGAACTGGCGTACAAAAACATCGCCAAGTATGACCCGAAAGGCTGGGCGGCTGGTCAGTACACGTACCTCGACCCCATTGCCCGTCGGAAAGCATACAGCGCCAACTTCCCCGGTGTGTTCGACGAAAATCTGAACCCACTGTACGATACCGACTGGTTTAAGGAGTCGACTCAAAACAAACTGTCGCAAAACCATCAGTTGGGCTTTAGCGGTGGTAGCGAGCGCACGCAGTACTCGCTCTCGCTGGGTTACCGCGATGATCAGGGTCTCATCAAAACATCGTACATGAAGCGCTACTCAGGCCGCTTTACGATAGACGATCAGGTGAAAAAATGGCTCAAGATTGGTGGTACGTTGAGCTACAACAACCAGGCGGAGAACCTGGTCGATATCAATGACGCCGTAGCGCGGCAGATTGTGGAGGATTTCCCGTTCCTGCCTGTACGGTATGCCAACGGTCAGTTTGCCAACAACCGGGATTACCCCAGCGCCGAAGGTACCATGAGCTCGGTACACCGTCTGATGGGTCGTAAGTACATCCTGAACACCCAAACGGTACTTGGTAGCCTCTACGCTAACCTGAACCTGGCGAAAGGTCTGGAGTTCAAAACGATCCTGGGTACGAACATCGTAACGCAGGAGAACAACGAATCGCAGACTCGTACGCTCAACATCGGTGGTAACGGTAACGCCCGGACCTACAACCAGAAAGAAACGTTCTGGTCGCTGGAAAACCTGTTGACGTACAACCGTCAAATCGGCACCGATCACTCAATCCAGGGTCTGTTGGGGGTTTCATGGCAGGAGAATAACTTCTTCTCGATGAACGCTCAGGTGAACAACTTTGCAACGGACTACTTCGGATTTAACAACCTGGGTGCCGGTGCTACCAACCCACAGGTTGGTTCAAATGCATCGCGGTTTGCCTTTAACTCCTACTTTGGTCGGGTTAACTACGGTTACAAAGAGAAGTATCTGTTGACCGTAACAGGCCGGGCCGACGGTTCGTCGCGATTCGGTGATAACCACAAGTTTGCCTTCTTCCCATCGGCGGCTGTGGCATGGCGGGTATCGGAAGAGGACTTCCTCAAAGGCAACCCGATTGTATCGAACCTCAAGCTGCGCGCCAGCTATGGTCAGACGGGTAACTCCGAAATTCCGACCTATCAGTCGCTCGCAACACTCAGCTCTACTTACGCGGCCGTTTACAACGATACGCGGGTGAGCGGAACGGGTATCAACCGTCTGGCCAACCCCGACCTTCGTTGGGAAAAAACGGCTCAGTCGGACGTAGGTCTGGAAGTGAGCCTGTTCAACGGTCGTGTTAACCTGGAGGCTGACTACTACTATCGTTTGACGACCGACATGCTCCTCGATGCCCCCGTACCGCAGTCGAGTGGTTACGCTACGATCCGCCGGAACGTAGGTTCGATGGAGAACAAAGGATTTGAATTTGGTTTGAATACGGTGAACGTAAGCCGGGGTGGTTTCTCGTGGAATACCTCGTTTAACCTGTCGCTCAACCGCAACAAGGTACTGACGCTGGCTACGCCTGCCGACATCTTCAACGTAGGTGGCCCGAACTTCACCAACCCAACCAACATTATCCGGGTAGGTGCGCCAGTTGGTTCATTCTGGGGTCTGACTCGCCTGGGTGTATGGAGCGAAGCGGAGCGTGAAGAAGCTGCTAAGTTTACGAGCTACCGGAACAACCTGACCATTCTGCCGGGTGACATCAAGTACCTCGACGTGAACGGCGACAAGGTAATCAACGACGCTGACCGGAGCATTATCGGTAATGGTAGCCCGAAAGGCTGGGGCGCTCTGACGAACCAGTTCAAGTTTGGCAACTTCGACGCTACGCTCGAATTGCAGTTCATGTACGGCAACGACGTAATGATGATGAACCTGCACGCCAGCGAAGACCGTCAGGCACTGGCTAACAGCTACAAGTCGGTACTGAACGCCTGGACACCACAGAACCAGAACACGCCGATTGCCGAGGTTCGGGAAACGCGTGCCGGCTACGTAACCAACGTAGACAGCCACTGGATCAAAGACGGATCGTTCCTGCGGGGCCGTAACCTGTTGTTCGGTTACACGCTGCCTTCACAAGTGGCAAGCCGCATGAAAGTAAGCCGCCTGCGCTTCTACACCACGGTTCAGAACTTCTTCCTGCTGGTTGATGATCCAATCGTGGGTGATCCTGAAGTGACGCCGACTAACCAGGGTGGTGGTAACAGTGCCTTCTCACAAGGTATGATCTGGCACAACTATCCGAAGCCAACAACTTACATGCTGGGTCTGCAGCTTACTTTGTAA
- a CDS encoding RagB/SusD family nutrient uptake outer membrane protein, translating to MRYSIAKSITKALLCGTVLLGPVGCSDFLDEQPPSNLQPDNFFTIPDHAEAGLAAVYADTRFFGGGAGIFSSNWQLLEAMTGTSTTETAQNSDLNNLYSLSHDGNTAHIVNYWNGLYRVIANANLVLDRVPAITPMPDAQKAKILGEARFLRAWAYFTAVRLWGDIPLITKPQTATSEDFLPARAPQESVYNLIVEDLKAAEAAGLPWMDASGRVNLAAVKTQLAKVYLTMAGFPLAKGATHYKLAADKALEVITYANANPGTINLFPTFEDVHRESLKNRTEHLFQLQYNAVVAGNPMDNFYGNFKPINFNGPTGTGSSIPTLSFYNSYEAGDLRTKDQEGYFYTTYFTNGTGARFELGRPYVFKHFNRTSNGTQGVAGTRNNNLNVPQIRFAETLLIFAEAQNEVGGPTAATVEALKRIRDRAKLTTPALGTFTQNSFREAVWRERWYEFCYEQITWFDMVRLRKVFNETTKGFDNFVGHVNLSTNKALEQKHLLLPLPRPEMLNNPNLKTQNPGYPN from the coding sequence ATGCGATATTCCATTGCAAAATCCATAACCAAAGCATTGCTCTGCGGAACCGTTCTGCTTGGCCCTGTTGGTTGTTCTGATTTCCTCGACGAACAACCGCCATCGAACCTCCAGCCTGACAATTTCTTTACTATTCCTGATCATGCTGAAGCGGGTCTGGCGGCCGTTTACGCCGATACGCGCTTCTTCGGAGGTGGTGCGGGTATTTTCTCGTCGAACTGGCAGTTGTTGGAGGCCATGACAGGTACCTCAACCACCGAAACGGCGCAGAACTCAGACCTGAACAACCTCTACAGCCTCTCGCACGATGGCAATACAGCACACATCGTAAACTACTGGAACGGTCTGTATCGGGTAATTGCCAATGCCAACCTCGTGCTCGACCGGGTACCGGCTATCACGCCGATGCCGGACGCCCAAAAGGCCAAAATTCTGGGTGAGGCTCGCTTCCTCCGGGCATGGGCGTACTTTACGGCTGTACGGTTATGGGGCGATATTCCGCTCATTACGAAGCCCCAAACGGCTACGTCAGAGGACTTCCTGCCTGCTCGTGCTCCGCAGGAAAGCGTGTACAACCTGATTGTGGAAGACCTGAAAGCGGCTGAAGCGGCTGGTCTGCCCTGGATGGATGCAAGCGGCCGGGTAAACCTGGCAGCAGTGAAAACCCAACTGGCTAAAGTGTACCTGACAATGGCGGGCTTCCCGCTGGCGAAAGGCGCTACGCACTACAAGCTGGCTGCCGACAAGGCCCTGGAGGTAATCACGTACGCCAATGCGAACCCCGGTACAATCAACTTGTTCCCGACGTTTGAAGATGTACACCGCGAAAGCCTGAAAAACCGGACGGAGCACCTGTTCCAGCTTCAGTACAACGCCGTGGTAGCAGGTAACCCGATGGATAACTTCTACGGAAACTTCAAGCCGATTAACTTCAACGGCCCAACGGGTACAGGTAGCTCCATTCCAACGCTGTCGTTCTACAACTCGTACGAAGCGGGCGACCTCCGTACGAAGGATCAGGAAGGGTACTTCTACACGACGTACTTCACCAACGGAACCGGTGCCCGGTTTGAGTTGGGCCGTCCGTATGTGTTCAAGCACTTCAACCGGACGTCAAACGGTACGCAGGGTGTAGCCGGTACGCGGAACAACAACCTGAACGTACCGCAGATTCGGTTTGCCGAAACACTGCTGATTTTTGCCGAAGCGCAAAACGAAGTAGGTGGCCCAACGGCCGCTACGGTTGAGGCTCTGAAGCGTATCCGCGACCGCGCTAAGCTGACGACTCCGGCACTGGGTACGTTCACGCAGAACAGCTTCCGCGAGGCCGTATGGCGCGAGCGCTGGTATGAGTTCTGCTACGAGCAGATCACCTGGTTTGATATGGTTCGTTTGCGGAAAGTGTTCAACGAGACGACCAAAGGCTTTGACAACTTTGTGGGTCACGTGAACCTGAGCACCAACAAGGCTCTGGAGCAGAAGCACCTGTTGCTGCCCCTGCCCCGGCCGGAGATGCTCAACAACCCGAACCTGAAAACGCAGAATCCGGGTTATCCGAACTAA